In a single window of the uncultured Dysgonomonas sp. genome:
- a CDS encoding RagB/SusD family nutrient uptake outer membrane protein, translated as MNTRILKYILLSLGLIYFGSCSDYLDKDPDDELTLEMVFGDKTRTEEWLANVYNQVEDPYTLYDRVEAMGDDFVVNPGWEQFGITIISYQTGNWNPASNWTPNYWNILPQKIRAAHIFIQNAKPNPAQLFSLKEVNYMKAEAKFLIAYYHYLLLRYYGSIPILDKITDIYGSEDEIMIGQRPYDEVVDWIDQQLIDAAKELPPMYEETQKYGRATSIMCHAIRARVLLLAASPLVNGNQDPAYLNYTNNKGEKVFNSVPQLSKWERAVEAYRTLLNLALDNGHKLYYEYLNDGSIDPFMSYQNVFFKKFNDGNKEILFARPENAHSLYEYVTQPRGTGGSGAVGVTQLLVDDFFMSNGLRPITGHNANGSPIINSASGYIEKGFSSKTEFRKTKWIESRNSTTEGQASEDYNPVTLAGTFNMYCNREPRFYISVLYNGCWYRREARETKFYLDSPDGGPTHDSPSNGYLARKKVHPDCDPRNNISPYRPAILVRLAEVYLSLAEALNEVSYSEEAIGYLNLIRERAGIPKYGTQQGEITPPANQDQLREAIRIERRVELNCEAALRFDDIRRWKIAAGILNNNFWGMNFYGTEKSDDDNNPDAFFVRKVYQKRMFKGYWMPIPQTDTDKNSNLRQLPGW; from the coding sequence ATGAATACAAGAATATTAAAATATATATTATTAAGCCTTGGACTTATATACTTTGGTTCGTGTTCCGATTATCTCGACAAGGATCCTGACGATGAACTGACTTTGGAAATGGTCTTTGGTGATAAGACCAGGACTGAAGAATGGCTGGCCAATGTCTACAACCAGGTAGAAGATCCTTATACTCTTTATGACCGGGTAGAGGCTATGGGAGACGATTTTGTTGTCAATCCCGGCTGGGAACAGTTTGGCATAACTATTATTTCCTACCAGACGGGCAACTGGAATCCGGCTAGTAACTGGACTCCGAATTATTGGAATATCTTACCTCAGAAAATCCGTGCTGCCCATATCTTTATCCAAAATGCGAAGCCGAATCCGGCACAGCTTTTCAGCCTGAAAGAAGTAAATTATATGAAGGCAGAAGCTAAATTTCTGATAGCTTATTATCATTATCTTTTACTCAGGTATTATGGTTCTATTCCTATTTTGGATAAGATAACGGATATTTATGGTTCCGAAGATGAAATAATGATAGGGCAAAGACCGTATGATGAAGTAGTGGACTGGATAGATCAACAACTCATTGATGCGGCAAAAGAATTACCTCCTATGTATGAAGAAACACAAAAGTATGGGCGTGCTACATCCATTATGTGTCATGCCATCAGAGCCAGAGTACTTCTGCTTGCTGCAAGTCCGCTTGTCAACGGAAATCAAGACCCGGCCTATCTTAATTATACAAACAATAAGGGAGAGAAAGTATTCAATTCTGTACCTCAGTTATCGAAATGGGAGAGGGCGGTAGAAGCTTACAGAACCTTGCTAAACCTTGCTCTGGATAATGGCCATAAGTTATATTACGAATATCTGAACGACGGTAGTATCGATCCGTTTATGTCTTATCAGAATGTATTTTTCAAGAAATTCAATGATGGGAATAAAGAGATTCTGTTTGCCCGTCCCGAGAATGCACATTCATTGTACGAATATGTGACACAACCTCGTGGAACCGGAGGTTCCGGCGCAGTAGGGGTAACTCAGTTGCTCGTCGACGATTTCTTTATGTCGAATGGTTTAAGGCCTATAACAGGGCATAATGCCAATGGATCACCTATTATAAACTCGGCATCGGGATATATCGAAAAAGGTTTTTCCTCAAAAACCGAATTCAGAAAAACAAAATGGATCGAGTCCAGGAATAGCACAACAGAGGGACAAGCATCGGAAGACTATAATCCCGTTACTTTAGCTGGTACTTTCAATATGTATTGTAATCGCGAGCCGCGCTTTTATATATCTGTCCTTTACAATGGATGCTGGTATAGGAGAGAGGCCAGGGAAACTAAATTCTATCTCGACTCGCCGGACGGGGGGCCTACACACGACTCACCGAGCAACGGTTATTTAGCCCGGAAGAAAGTACATCCCGATTGCGATCCACGTAATAATATAAGTCCTTATCGTCCGGCTATTCTGGTTCGCTTGGCAGAAGTTTATCTGAGTCTGGCGGAAGCTCTCAACGAAGTAAGCTATTCGGAAGAAGCCATAGGTTATCTTAATCTGATAAGGGAGAGAGCCGGAATTCCGAAATATGGAACCCAACAGGGTGAGATTACGCCTCCGGCCAATCAGGACCAGTTGCGGGAAGCTATACGCATCGAACGAAGAGTAGAACTGAACTGTGAAGCGGCACTTCGTTTCGATGATATCCGCCGCTGGAAGATAGCAGCAGGTATATTGAACAATAACTTCTGGGGAATGAATTTCTATGGAACTGAGAAAAGCGACGATGATAATAATCCGGATGCATTCTTTGTACGGAAAGTCTATCAAAAGCGTATGTTTAAAGGTTATTGGATGCCAATTCCTCAAACCGATACAGACAAAAATTCCAATTTGAGACAACTGCCAGGATGGTAA
- a CDS encoding SusF/SusE family outer membrane protein: MKVIYQIIKVIVLVALSGCFIACDDDDNGDLSGGNTLVVESSGSEIMLLDEKANDVAVTFTWNEGNNRGEGTYLTYMFKMDIADNNFQSSIPKEKMAEGVFSKSYTHEEFNDLLLDYWKIKAGETVDMEAKIIADVNNSSVYMKPEVAVVPFSVKTYVTPSKPLYLVGSATEAGMDPSKGILINEVINGRTYNWKGNLKAGAFKLISSQESMLPSFNKGDDDNSIVERSDESQPDNLFSVEADGLYAMSFNRKTMIFIYKYMPYENVYMVGNATPAGWNIGTSTTMDWNPANPTVFTYKGWLYAGEMKLPLENGTGNWNCDYLMPPTGNESITGEWQNVKFIPQGNPDNKWIVAADQAGNYIVTLDTETMKIKFEKQ; this comes from the coding sequence ATGAAAGTCATATATCAAATAATAAAAGTAATTGTTTTAGTGGCGTTATCCGGTTGTTTCATCGCATGCGACGATGATGATAACGGAGACCTTTCCGGGGGGAATACTCTGGTCGTAGAATCTTCGGGAAGTGAAATCATGTTACTGGACGAAAAAGCGAATGATGTTGCGGTCACCTTCACTTGGAACGAAGGTAATAATCGGGGAGAAGGAACTTATCTTACCTACATGTTTAAGATGGATATAGCTGATAATAATTTTCAGTCATCCATACCTAAAGAGAAGATGGCGGAAGGTGTTTTTTCGAAGAGTTATACTCACGAAGAATTTAATGACCTTTTGCTCGATTACTGGAAAATAAAAGCCGGAGAAACGGTGGATATGGAAGCCAAGATAATTGCAGATGTAAACAACTCTTCGGTATATATGAAACCTGAAGTAGCTGTGGTTCCCTTTAGTGTAAAAACCTATGTTACTCCTTCCAAGCCCTTGTATCTGGTAGGCTCTGCTACCGAAGCAGGAATGGATCCGTCGAAAGGAATATTAATAAATGAGGTAATAAATGGCCGTACATACAACTGGAAGGGAAATCTGAAAGCAGGAGCTTTCAAACTTATTTCTTCTCAGGAAAGTATGTTGCCTTCCTTTAATAAAGGGGATGATGATAATTCTATTGTAGAGCGGTCAGACGAAAGCCAGCCGGATAATCTGTTTTCGGTAGAGGCAGACGGACTTTATGCCATGTCGTTCAATCGCAAGACAATGATATTTATCTACAAATATATGCCATACGAGAATGTATATATGGTTGGAAATGCTACACCGGCAGGATGGAATATAGGAACATCGACTACAATGGATTGGAATCCGGCAAATCCGACTGTTTTTACATATAAAGGCTGGTTGTATGCCGGAGAAATGAAGCTCCCTCTCGAAAATGGTACAGGCAACTGGAATTGCGACTATCTGATGCCACCTACCGGCAACGAATCTATCACAGGAGAATGGCAGAATGTTAAGTTTATACCGCAGGGAAATCCGGATAATAAATGGATTGTTGCTGCCGATCAGGCTGGTAATTATATTGTTACACTGGATACGGAAACTATGAAAATCAAATTCGAAAAACAGTAA
- a CDS encoding SusE domain-containing protein, whose translation MRNIYKLVYGFLCITVAGLLFSCSDDDKYRVAPEIEGTFSLTLTSPQANAEVILDKEKANETAVTFAWKMANDKGADATTFHYDFDMDIAGNNFETAIDVVNLESNLSKSFTHKELSDLIVSHWGKTTGSVVELEARLKATNTVTGAKTRTVWATVKFKVSDFETEVFEIVVEKPEEDALVSLSIMKDLETAIDFSWKAVNNKDEEVSVFSYSFTMDIAGNEFAAAIPVEDLGQVAQKSYTHRQLSDLIGMHWGKNLGDLVELEAKIIATNNELIENPIETVIRFNVQNNYLLPENLYLTGEATSAGNNLSNVLVLDKSEDGKGFYWRGTLSTNGGFKFLYSNESMLPSLNKGEGEASLSPRRENTEADALFSVTKNGNYAIAINLVEMSIAYKFVPLENLYLLGNAAPAGWNIDDADEVVWQRQSPNIFIYEGQLNTGELKMPSERGNWLCDFLMAYDPADPDKTLVPITGDWQDATIVNGADAMNNNNLDKKWEITSAGAYKVTVDMNNMKVKFEKK comes from the coding sequence ATGAGAAATATATATAAACTTGTATATGGATTCCTTTGTATAACGGTTGCAGGTCTGCTTTTCTCCTGCTCCGACGACGATAAATACAGAGTCGCTCCTGAGATAGAGGGAACATTTTCCCTCACTCTTACTTCTCCTCAGGCGAATGCAGAGGTAATACTGGATAAAGAGAAAGCGAATGAAACCGCCGTTACATTTGCTTGGAAAATGGCAAATGACAAGGGCGCTGATGCTACTACTTTCCATTATGATTTCGATATGGATATAGCCGGAAACAATTTCGAAACGGCTATAGATGTTGTAAATCTGGAGAGTAACTTATCGAAAAGCTTTACACACAAGGAACTGAGCGACCTGATAGTGAGTCATTGGGGAAAAACAACCGGCTCTGTCGTCGAATTGGAGGCACGTTTGAAGGCAACCAATACAGTTACAGGTGCAAAAACTAGGACAGTTTGGGCGACGGTTAAATTCAAGGTCTCGGATTTCGAAACCGAAGTTTTTGAAATAGTTGTTGAAAAGCCAGAAGAAGATGCACTCGTTTCTTTATCAATAATGAAAGATTTGGAAACAGCCATTGATTTTTCATGGAAGGCTGTGAATAATAAAGACGAAGAGGTTTCAGTGTTCAGTTATAGCTTTACGATGGATATTGCCGGAAATGAGTTTGCGGCAGCCATTCCGGTCGAAGATCTGGGACAAGTCGCTCAAAAGAGTTATACACATCGCCAATTAAGCGACCTTATTGGAATGCATTGGGGGAAGAATTTAGGTGATTTGGTTGAACTTGAGGCTAAAATAATAGCTACGAATAACGAGTTAATAGAAAACCCTATAGAAACAGTAATCAGATTCAACGTACAGAATAATTATCTGCTTCCCGAAAACCTCTATTTAACAGGAGAAGCCACTTCTGCCGGAAATAATCTTTCCAATGTATTAGTACTCGATAAATCAGAAGATGGAAAAGGTTTCTATTGGAGGGGGACGCTATCTACAAACGGAGGGTTTAAATTCCTTTATTCGAACGAAAGTATGTTGCCATCACTCAACAAAGGTGAAGGAGAGGCTTCTTTATCACCAAGGAGGGAAAACACCGAAGCTGATGCTCTATTCTCTGTTACAAAAAATGGAAATTATGCTATTGCGATCAATCTGGTAGAGATGAGTATAGCCTATAAGTTCGTTCCGTTAGAAAACCTTTATTTATTGGGTAATGCCGCACCAGCCGGATGGAATATCGATGATGCAGACGAAGTAGTCTGGCAACGCCAAAGCCCGAATATTTTTATATATGAAGGACAATTGAATACAGGAGAATTGAAAATGCCATCCGAGAGAGGCAATTGGTTATGCGATTTTCTGATGGCCTATGATCCTGCCGATCCGGATAAGACTTTGGTGCCTATAACCGGTGACTGGCAAGACGCTACGATTGTAAACGGAGCAGATGCCATGAATAATAACAATCTTGATAAAAAGTGGGAGATAACATCCGCCGGAGCTTACAAAGTGACGGTAGATATGAATAATATGAAGGTGAAGTTTGAAAAGAAATAA
- a CDS encoding SusF/SusE family outer membrane protein, with the protein MGTIKRLVIMCVAFIGFFISIDGKNNHVDGVKEIKEVFENVYMVGDASPAGWDITNPYPMRKSSSDPHVFTYSGFLNAGELKLPLESGTGNWDCNYLMPVQNGAGINSKHVMFVSKGNPDNKWVISKAGIYSVTLNTDKMEIKFERGDLICDNIYMIGDATAAAWDISKPMAMRKNPANPYEFVFAGQLNAGELKLPLAKGNWDCDYLMPTENGAGMKKKDLMYVSQGKIDNKWILTESGGYRITVDTKKMSVKFERDDFPYDGVYMIGSASPAEWNISSPTPMVKAKTGIYTYEGHLNAGELKFPLETGTANWDCDYLMPIVGGAGIEETRIQLVAGGNPDNKFWIREGGDYKVTLDTKAMSIKFEKK; encoded by the coding sequence ATGGGAACAATTAAGCGACTGGTTATTATGTGTGTGGCATTTATTGGATTCTTCATTAGCATTGATGGAAAAAACAATCATGTTGACGGTGTAAAAGAGATAAAAGAAGTATTCGAAAATGTATATATGGTGGGCGACGCTTCCCCTGCCGGTTGGGATATAACAAACCCTTATCCAATGAGGAAAAGCAGCAGTGATCCGCATGTCTTTACTTATTCAGGTTTTCTGAATGCCGGTGAACTGAAGCTACCCCTCGAAAGTGGTACAGGTAATTGGGATTGTAATTATCTGATGCCTGTTCAGAATGGAGCCGGAATCAATAGTAAACATGTAATGTTCGTTTCGAAGGGGAATCCCGACAATAAGTGGGTCATTTCGAAAGCAGGTATCTATAGTGTAACCTTGAATACAGATAAGATGGAGATCAAATTTGAGAGAGGCGATCTTATTTGCGACAATATTTACATGATAGGCGATGCTACAGCTGCTGCATGGGATATTTCCAAACCTATGGCGATGAGGAAGAATCCCGCCAATCCGTATGAGTTTGTTTTTGCGGGACAATTGAATGCCGGCGAATTAAAACTGCCACTGGCTAAGGGAAACTGGGATTGCGATTATCTGATGCCAACAGAAAACGGAGCTGGTATGAAGAAAAAAGATTTAATGTATGTGTCTCAGGGTAAGATTGACAATAAGTGGATTTTGACCGAAAGCGGAGGTTATAGGATAACAGTAGACACAAAGAAAATGTCGGTAAAATTCGAAAGGGACGATTTTCCTTACGATGGAGTGTATATGATAGGAAGCGCGAGTCCTGCCGAATGGAACATTTCCAGCCCGACACCCATGGTTAAAGCTAAGACAGGTATTTATACTTACGAGGGGCATCTGAATGCCGGGGAGTTGAAATTCCCGTTAGAAACCGGGACTGCAAATTGGGATTGTGACTATCTGATGCCTATAGTAGGCGGAGCAGGTATTGAAGAAACAAGAATACAGTTGGTTGCAGGAGGAAACCCTGATAATAAATTTTGGATAAGGGAAGGCGGAGATTATAAAGTTACTCTCGATACCAAGGCGATGTCTATCAAATTTGAAAAGAAATAA
- a CDS encoding DUF1080 domain-containing protein → MSPEQTEWYTPQPPKVIPGADKNQPPSDAVILFDGTDLSMWQAEKGGAAKWKVQNGEMIVAPGTGSITTKKYFGDCQLHVEFKSPAPQHYNGQDRGNSGIIIQTRYEVQVLDIDNNETYVNGMTGSIYKQQAPLANAYTKNGEWQVYDIYWKAPKFGTGGKLESPAMITVVLNGIMVQNNYILKGNTPYIGFPDYNAHGRLPLMLQDHGTEVAFRNIWIRDL, encoded by the coding sequence ATGAGTCCTGAACAAACAGAATGGTATACTCCGCAACCTCCGAAAGTAATTCCGGGAGCAGATAAGAATCAGCCGCCTTCCGATGCCGTTATTCTCTTCGATGGCACGGATCTTTCAATGTGGCAGGCCGAAAAAGGTGGAGCTGCTAAATGGAAAGTTCAGAATGGGGAAATGATCGTTGCTCCCGGTACCGGCTCTATAACAACAAAGAAATATTTTGGCGACTGCCAGCTGCATGTGGAGTTCAAGTCTCCTGCTCCGCAGCATTATAATGGACAAGATAGGGGGAATAGCGGTATTATTATCCAGACACGCTACGAAGTGCAGGTTCTCGATATCGACAATAATGAGACCTATGTTAACGGCATGACTGGCAGTATCTACAAGCAGCAGGCTCCGTTAGCCAATGCCTATACCAAAAATGGAGAATGGCAGGTGTATGATATCTATTGGAAAGCACCGAAGTTCGGGACAGGCGGGAAATTAGAGTCGCCTGCTATGATTACTGTTGTACTGAATGGCATAATGGTGCAGAATAACTATATACTGAAAGGAAATACACCATATATCGGATTCCCTGATTATAATGCTCATGGCCGTCTGCCTCTGATGTTGCAGGATCATGGAACTGAAGTAGCATTCCGCAATATCTGGATCAGGGATTTATAA
- a CDS encoding Gfo/Idh/MocA family oxidoreductase has product MSISRRSFLKTGSILAAGAMMPSLGRSNSLFNSSANDTVNVALIGCKNMGWANLSDFLLHKNVRCLALCDVDQNILATCSSQLESSFGQKAELYSDYRKVLGRKDIHAVIIGTPDHWHCLQFVDACAAGKDVYVEKPIANSIAECDAMVKAAKKYNTVVQVGQQQRSSKHWQQMIEYIRAGRLGKIGQVKVWGNFNYAALPSPVTDSAIPEGVDFERWLGPMPLLPFNQQRFHGTWRMFWNYGGGLMTDWGVHLLDMGLWGMDVKTMPEYTIASGGKFYFPEGAHQTFDSMEVTYGFKDFIMTWSNSAGVESGPYGKNYGVLFKGTNGTLVANRDDWEVFPEGNKIGKTSMKADYRDHKDHITNFLECMKTRNMQTACTIENGSLCAKYAQLGNISARMGGARLIYDDYSRTFNNPDADKYLKPDYRSPWVFPEL; this is encoded by the coding sequence ATGAGTATTTCAAGACGATCGTTTCTCAAAACAGGTTCTATATTGGCTGCAGGTGCAATGATGCCATCCTTGGGACGGAGTAATTCACTCTTTAATAGTTCAGCAAATGATACGGTAAATGTAGCTCTTATAGGCTGCAAGAATATGGGGTGGGCCAATTTGTCGGACTTCTTGTTGCATAAAAATGTGCGGTGCTTAGCTCTGTGTGATGTAGATCAAAACATATTGGCGACCTGTTCCTCTCAGCTGGAAAGTAGTTTCGGGCAGAAAGCCGAACTATATAGCGACTATAGAAAAGTGCTCGGGCGTAAGGATATACACGCCGTTATTATCGGTACACCCGATCATTGGCACTGTTTGCAATTTGTAGATGCATGTGCTGCGGGAAAAGACGTATATGTAGAAAAACCGATAGCCAATAGTATCGCCGAGTGTGATGCAATGGTCAAGGCGGCAAAGAAATACAATACGGTAGTGCAGGTGGGGCAGCAGCAGCGTAGCAGCAAGCATTGGCAGCAAATGATAGAATATATACGTGCAGGGCGTTTGGGGAAAATAGGACAGGTAAAAGTATGGGGCAACTTTAATTATGCAGCTCTTCCCTCTCCTGTGACCGATAGTGCAATACCTGAGGGTGTTGATTTCGAAAGATGGTTGGGACCGATGCCTCTGTTACCTTTCAATCAGCAACGTTTTCATGGGACGTGGCGTATGTTCTGGAATTACGGTGGCGGCCTGATGACTGACTGGGGGGTGCACTTGCTGGATATGGGATTATGGGGTATGGATGTGAAAACGATGCCTGAATATACGATTGCATCGGGTGGTAAATTCTATTTTCCGGAAGGAGCACATCAGACGTTCGATTCTATGGAGGTTACGTATGGCTTCAAAGACTTCATCATGACGTGGTCTAACAGTGCTGGCGTAGAAAGTGGCCCATATGGAAAAAACTATGGAGTATTGTTTAAGGGTACAAATGGCACTTTAGTAGCCAATCGTGACGACTGGGAGGTATTTCCCGAAGGGAATAAGATTGGTAAGACCAGCATGAAAGCCGATTATCGGGATCATAAAGATCATATAACCAACTTCCTGGAATGCATGAAGACCCGAAATATGCAGACAGCATGTACTATAGAGAATGGAAGCCTGTGTGCTAAATATGCTCAATTGGGTAATATCTCGGCACGTATGGGAGGTGCAAGGCTTATCTATGACGATTATAGCAGGACATTTAATAATCCGGATGCGGACAAGTATCTGAAACCGGATTATCGCAGCCCTTGGGTATTTCCTGAACTATAG
- a CDS encoding glycoside hydrolase, with product MINRTSIFLLLLIFSHTFSYGQDIYGAKRKSWLEKAEANKPVLIVTEKKPLQQVEMVKDPDAFQGWKAMRIGAIEDLYKESFKSKVIVDFGEHITGSFSFSVGILANTPDAPLRFKLTFGEVPSEVVTPFDPFPAGSLSRAWLQDEVMTVMTFPAVVTIPRRVSFRYVKIELLANSSYDFNISGMSCKAVTSASSTPEPLLNTTPQIFKDIDRVGLHTLKECMQTVYEDGPKRDQRLWLGDLYLEALANYESFRQNNLTKRCLYLLAALSQPEGWLHGTVFEVPEPHPQSGQKLLDYSFLFTVSLKDYLKATNDRETVDDLWPVAKKQVDIVKNYLQDNGLMDFKRANREWWIFFDWKDNFHREVSLQGISIFALRETYELAKQLNRESEVAELPALIKKMTKAAQKNYYNPKSGFYTGLLNDQISYASQVWMVLGGVPTKAQAQRALNALPVTENVCYPGGPYMYHYYVQALIDSDLPDEARKVVENYWGGMLKKGADTFWEVYDPQDEFRSPYNFYPMNSYCHAWSCTPVYFIRKYPEIFQK from the coding sequence ATGATAAATAGAACATCAATATTCTTACTACTGTTAATATTCTCTCATACATTTTCGTATGGTCAGGATATTTATGGCGCTAAAAGAAAATCATGGCTGGAAAAAGCCGAAGCGAATAAGCCGGTATTGATTGTAACGGAAAAGAAACCCCTGCAACAAGTAGAAATGGTGAAAGATCCGGACGCTTTTCAGGGATGGAAAGCAATGAGGATCGGGGCTATAGAAGACTTGTATAAAGAATCTTTTAAATCGAAGGTGATTGTAGACTTCGGAGAACATATTACCGGTTCGTTCAGTTTCTCGGTTGGTATACTGGCCAATACGCCCGATGCTCCTTTACGATTTAAACTGACATTCGGAGAAGTTCCGTCGGAGGTGGTAACTCCTTTCGACCCATTTCCTGCAGGAAGTCTCAGCCGGGCATGGCTACAGGATGAGGTTATGACAGTGATGACTTTTCCGGCTGTTGTTACCATTCCGCGCAGGGTATCGTTCCGTTATGTGAAGATAGAATTACTAGCCAACTCGTCTTACGATTTCAATATCTCAGGTATGAGTTGTAAAGCTGTAACTTCTGCCTCTTCTACACCCGAACCGTTGCTGAATACTACCCCTCAGATATTCAAAGATATAGACAGAGTAGGGTTGCATACACTCAAAGAATGTATGCAGACTGTATATGAGGATGGTCCGAAAAGAGATCAGCGATTGTGGCTTGGCGATTTGTACCTTGAGGCATTGGCCAACTATGAATCGTTCAGGCAAAATAATCTTACTAAACGATGCCTGTATCTGCTTGCAGCTTTGAGCCAGCCTGAGGGTTGGTTACACGGGACAGTATTTGAAGTGCCGGAACCACATCCACAGTCGGGACAAAAATTGTTGGATTATTCGTTCCTTTTTACAGTCTCGCTTAAAGATTATCTGAAAGCGACGAATGATCGGGAAACTGTGGATGATCTGTGGCCTGTAGCCAAAAAGCAGGTTGACATTGTGAAAAACTATTTACAGGACAATGGCTTGATGGACTTTAAGCGGGCAAACCGGGAATGGTGGATTTTCTTCGACTGGAAAGATAATTTTCACAGAGAGGTTTCTTTACAGGGGATTTCCATTTTTGCCCTTCGTGAGACTTATGAGCTTGCTAAGCAGTTGAACCGGGAAAGCGAAGTGGCTGAACTTCCTGCATTGATAAAGAAAATGACAAAAGCTGCCCAAAAGAATTATTATAATCCGAAGAGCGGGTTTTATACAGGTTTGCTAAACGATCAGATATCTTATGCTTCGCAGGTATGGATGGTATTGGGCGGCGTGCCAACAAAAGCACAGGCTCAACGCGCACTAAATGCTTTGCCTGTAACAGAAAATGTTTGTTATCCGGGTGGGCCATATATGTATCATTATTATGTCCAGGCATTGATAGACAGTGACCTGCCTGATGAAGCACGCAAGGTAGTTGAAAATTATTGGGGAGGTATGTTGAAAAAAGGTGCAGATACATTCTGGGAGGTATATGATCCTCAAGATGAATTCAGGTCACCCTACAATTTCTATCCAATGAATAGCTATTGCCATGCGTGGAGCTGTACCCCGGTCTATTTTATACGAAAATATCCAGAGATATTTCAGAAGTAA
- the rbsK gene encoding ribokinase — translation MDSKKIVVLGSCNTDMVVKSDRLPVPGETILGGTFFMNPGGKGANQAIAAARLGGNVTFIAKTGNDLFGRQSVKQYEEEGLDTSYILSDPNFPSGVALISVDRNGENCIVVASGANMTLCSEDINNAESAIGSADILLMQLEIPIETVEYVAEIASAKGIRVILNPAPAQSLSNSLLKNLYMLIPNKSEAEILSGIKVADWDSARKAAQIISAKGVDKVVITLGSQGALLKDGDTFHEIPAQKVDAVDTTAAGDTFCGAITVAISEGAKLVDAVKFASECAAITVTKMGAQSSIPFRKEVEFKSKN, via the coding sequence ATGGACTCAAAAAAAATAGTAGTGTTAGGAAGTTGTAACACAGATATGGTCGTGAAATCGGATCGCTTGCCTGTTCCCGGAGAAACCATATTGGGTGGCACCTTCTTTATGAACCCCGGCGGAAAAGGAGCAAATCAGGCTATTGCCGCAGCACGTCTGGGAGGAAATGTGACTTTTATAGCAAAGACGGGTAACGATCTCTTCGGACGCCAATCGGTGAAGCAATACGAGGAGGAAGGACTCGATACCAGTTACATTCTTTCAGATCCCAACTTTCCGTCCGGCGTAGCTCTTATATCAGTAGACAGAAATGGTGAGAATTGCATAGTTGTGGCTTCGGGAGCAAATATGACTTTGTGTTCCGAGGATATAAACAATGCAGAGTCGGCTATAGGTTCAGCCGATATCTTATTGATGCAACTGGAAATACCAATAGAAACTGTAGAATATGTAGCAGAAATAGCTTCTGCCAAAGGTATTCGGGTTATTCTGAATCCTGCTCCGGCGCAGTCTTTGTCTAATTCTTTACTCAAGAATCTGTATATGCTTATTCCTAACAAGTCGGAGGCGGAGATACTATCGGGTATCAAAGTCGCGGATTGGGACAGTGCCCGCAAAGCTGCTCAGATAATAAGTGCTAAAGGAGTGGATAAGGTGGTGATTACACTTGGCTCGCAGGGAGCCTTACTTAAAGATGGCGATACTTTTCACGAAATACCTGCTCAGAAAGTTGATGCCGTGGATACGACTGCTGCGGGCGATACTTTCTGTGGTGCGATAACGGTAGCTATATCGGAAGGAGCCAAGCTTGTAGATGCCGTAAAGTTCGCATCGGAATGCGCCGCTATAACTGTGACAAAGATGGGCGCACAATCGTCCATACCTTTCAGAAAAGAAGTGGAATTCAAATCTAAAAATTAA